In the genome of Rhodospirillales bacterium, one region contains:
- the mltG gene encoding endolytic transglycosylase MltG, producing MALRPARTFLIVLLLLALGLAFGGAVAWSRLDGPGPLARPHAVVIPKGAGGEGIARRLHESGVIADPWLFRLAARILGRSKPLRAGEYEFPARASAFEAIRLLQSGRTVVRRLTVPEGLTVRQVMGLLIDAEGLEGPVTRLAGEGWLLPETYHYSWGDTRQGLVERMEAAMRDALARAWGARAGESPRATDNAPLSGRSAPPILKTPEEALTLASIVEKETGVAAERPRIAAVFLNRLKANMKLQSDPTVIYGISRGEGNFNRALARADLEADTPYNTYTRAGLPPGPIANPGRSSIEAVLNPVASDELYFVADGTGGHAFAKTLDEHNRNVARWRRIRDGRDGNAVPPK from the coding sequence GTGGCGCTTCGGCCCGCCCGTACGTTCCTAATCGTTCTGCTTCTTCTCGCGCTCGGGCTTGCGTTCGGCGGGGCCGTCGCCTGGTCCAGGCTCGACGGGCCGGGGCCGCTCGCCCGGCCGCACGCGGTCGTCATCCCCAAGGGCGCGGGCGGCGAAGGCATCGCGCGGCGCCTGCATGAGTCGGGCGTGATTGCCGATCCTTGGCTGTTCCGTCTCGCAGCGCGAATCCTGGGGCGCTCGAAACCCCTGCGCGCCGGCGAATACGAATTCCCCGCGCGCGCGAGCGCGTTCGAGGCCATCCGTCTGCTGCAAAGCGGGCGCACGGTGGTGCGGCGCCTGACCGTGCCGGAAGGGCTCACGGTCCGGCAGGTGATGGGATTGCTGATCGACGCCGAGGGGCTCGAAGGACCAGTCACGCGCCTCGCGGGCGAGGGCTGGCTGTTGCCCGAGACTTATCATTACTCCTGGGGCGACACGCGCCAGGGATTGGTGGAGCGGATGGAAGCGGCCATGCGCGATGCGCTTGCGCGCGCCTGGGGCGCGCGCGCGGGCGAATCCCCGCGCGCAACAGACAATGCGCCCCTATCGGGGCGCTCGGCGCCGCCCATTCTCAAAACGCCGGAGGAAGCGTTGACGCTCGCCTCCATCGTCGAGAAGGAAACCGGCGTCGCCGCGGAACGGCCGCGCATCGCGGCGGTGTTCCTGAACCGCCTCAAGGCCAACATGAAGCTGCAATCGGACCCGACCGTGATTTACGGCATCAGCCGGGGCGAGGGGAACTTCAACCGCGCGCTCGCTCGCGCCGATCTGGAGGCGGACACGCCCTACAACACCTACACCCGCGCCGGCCTGCCGCCGGGGCCGATCGCCAATCCGGGACGGTCGTCGATCGAGGCCGTGCTCAATCCGGTTGCGTCGGACGAACTCTATTTCGTCGCCGACGGCACGGGCGGCCACGCTTTCGCTAAGACCCTCGACGAGCACAACCGCAACGTCGCGCGCTGGCGCCGGATTCGGGACGGGCGGGACGGGAACGCGGTGCCGCCGAAATAA
- a CDS encoding YicC family protein → MTLYSMTGFARAEGKDDQAAWAWEVRSVNGRGLDSRLRLPPGYERIEGPARDLIAKHLKRGNVQATLTVTAAGGGAKIAVNRDVLEQAIHLAGELAHRLPSARPPSVDGLLALRGVIETVDHEPSAEERERRDTAILGDLDQALLRLVLARGGEGRKLAEALRARLDEIEALTRAAEKLAAIQPQAIQARLKKNVAELLEASPGMSSERLAQEVALLAAKADLREELDRLKAHVGQARELIAAGAGVGRRLDFLCQEFNREANTLCSKSEEIELTRIGLDLKAAIEQMREQIQNIE, encoded by the coding sequence ATGACGCTCTATTCCATGACCGGGTTTGCCCGTGCCGAGGGCAAGGACGACCAAGCCGCTTGGGCGTGGGAAGTCCGCAGCGTCAACGGACGTGGGCTCGATTCCCGGCTGCGCCTGCCGCCCGGCTACGAGCGGATCGAGGGGCCGGCGCGGGATCTAATCGCCAAGCACCTGAAGCGCGGCAATGTCCAAGCGACGTTGACCGTGACCGCCGCGGGCGGGGGCGCGAAAATCGCCGTCAACCGGGACGTGCTGGAGCAGGCGATCCATCTCGCGGGCGAATTGGCCCACCGCCTGCCGTCGGCCAGGCCGCCGTCGGTCGATGGCCTCTTGGCCTTGCGGGGCGTGATCGAAACGGTCGATCACGAACCGAGCGCGGAAGAACGCGAGCGGCGCGATACGGCGATCCTCGGCGATCTCGACCAGGCGCTGCTTCGCCTCGTGCTCGCGCGCGGGGGCGAGGGTCGTAAGCTGGCCGAGGCGCTCCGCGCGCGTCTCGACGAAATCGAAGCGTTGACGCGCGCGGCGGAAAAGCTCGCCGCCATCCAGCCGCAGGCGATTCAAGCCCGCCTCAAGAAAAACGTCGCCGAACTGCTGGAGGCATCGCCGGGCATGTCGTCCGAGCGGTTGGCGCAGGAGGTGGCGTTGCTCGCCGCCAAGGCCGACCTGCGCGAGGAATTGGACCGCCTGAAGGCCCACGTCGGCCAGGCGCGCGAATTGATCGCCGCCGGCGCGGGCGTGGGGCGCCGGCTCGATTTTCTCTGCCAGGAGTTCAACCGCGAGGCCAACACGCTCTGCTCCAAGTCCGAGGAGATCGAGCTGACCCGCATCGGCCTCGACCTCAAAGCGGCGATCGAGCAAATGCGCGAGCAAATCCAGAACATCGAATAG
- a CDS encoding acyl carrier protein, which yields MSDVAERVKKIVVEHLGVDASKVVEGAHFIEDLGADSLDTVELVMAFEEEFGIEIPDDAAEKIQTIKDAIGFIQSQSKK from the coding sequence ATGAGCGACGTTGCCGAGCGCGTGAAGAAAATCGTTGTCGAGCACCTGGGGGTCGATGCCTCGAAGGTCGTGGAAGGGGCGCACTTCATCGAGGATTTGGGGGCCGACAGCCTCGATACCGTCGAATTGGTCATGGCGTTCGAGGAGGAATTCGGCATCGAAATCCCCGACGACGCAGCCGAGAAAATCCAGACGATCAAAGACGCGATCGGTTTCATTCAGTCTCAGTCGAAGAAGTGA
- the fabG gene encoding 3-oxoacyl-[acyl-carrier-protein] reductase, giving the protein MFDLQGKRALVTGASGGIGGSIARALQAQGAVVGLSGTRVDALNALAAELKERAHVLPADLSDPAAADGLIKAADAALGGVDILVNNAGLTRDGLAVRMKDEDWQKVLDVNLTSAFRLSRAVLRGMMKNRWGRIVSISSVVGATGNAGQANYAASKAGLFGMSKALAQEVASRNITVNCVAPGFIVTAMTDSLSEEQKQKLAQNIPAARLGTPADVAAAVVYLASEEAAYVTGQTLHVNGGLAMI; this is encoded by the coding sequence ATGTTTGATCTTCAGGGCAAGCGCGCGTTGGTGACGGGAGCGTCGGGCGGCATCGGCGGATCGATCGCGCGCGCGTTGCAGGCTCAAGGCGCCGTAGTCGGATTGTCGGGCACCCGCGTCGACGCGCTCAACGCGCTCGCCGCCGAGTTGAAGGAACGCGCGCACGTCCTGCCCGCCGATTTATCCGATCCGGCGGCGGCGGACGGATTGATCAAGGCGGCGGACGCGGCTCTCGGCGGCGTCGATATCCTGGTCAACAACGCGGGCCTCACCCGCGACGGACTCGCGGTGCGGATGAAGGACGAGGACTGGCAGAAAGTCCTCGACGTCAATCTTACCTCCGCGTTCCGTCTCAGCCGCGCGGTGCTGCGCGGCATGATGAAAAACCGTTGGGGGCGGATCGTTTCCATTTCGTCCGTGGTCGGCGCGACCGGCAACGCGGGCCAGGCCAACTATGCCGCTTCCAAGGCCGGCCTGTTCGGCATGTCGAAGGCGCTTGCCCAGGAAGTCGCCTCGCGCAACATCACCGTCAATTGCGTCGCGCCCGGATTCATCGTCACCGCCATGACCGATTCGCTTTCCGAGGAACAGAAGCAAAAGCTCGCCCAGAACATTCCCGCCGCGCGGCTGGGCACCCCCGCCGACGTCGCCGCCGCCGTGGTGTATCTGGCGAGCGAGGAAGCGGCCTACGTCACCGGCCAGACGCTGCACGTCAACGGCGGCTTGGCCATGATCTAA
- the pdxA gene encoding 4-hydroxythreonine-4-phosphate dehydrogenase PdxA produces MPPASATPSNVRASTTVGPASAGGAPLALTMGEPAGIGGEIALKAWFARDPERLPPFFLIDDPDRLAALARRLALAVPIKAIAGPEDARGAFRSALPVLPEPLPKAVEPGRPDPANGRAVLRSIERAVELVQAGRAAAVVTNPIHKASLYRGGFAHAGHTEFLAALAKVATPPVMMLACDALRVVPVTIHVSLIESIRSLTTEAIVAKSAITAKALARDFGIRAPRLAVAGLNPHAGEGSRLGTEEETVIRPAIERLTERGIDVSGPWPPDTMFAPAARESYDAAICMYHDQALIPIKTIAFDEAVNLTLGLPFVRTSPDHGTAFDIAGRGTARPASLIAALRMAARMAAMRARVDMTSGAGAAAFTGDGI; encoded by the coding sequence ATGCCCCCCGCTTCGGCAACGCCGTCGAATGTGAGGGCCTCGACGACCGTCGGACCGGCGTCCGCGGGCGGCGCGCCGCTCGCGCTCACCATGGGCGAGCCCGCCGGCATCGGCGGCGAAATCGCCCTCAAGGCTTGGTTCGCGCGCGATCCCGAGCGCCTGCCGCCGTTTTTCCTGATCGACGACCCCGATCGGCTGGCGGCGCTCGCGCGGCGCCTCGCTCTTGCCGTTCCGATCAAGGCGATCGCCGGTCCCGAGGACGCGCGTGGCGCGTTTCGCTCGGCGCTCCCCGTTTTGCCCGAACCGCTGCCTAAGGCGGTCGAGCCGGGCCGACCCGATCCGGCCAACGGCCGCGCGGTGCTTCGCTCGATCGAACGCGCGGTCGAACTGGTTCAGGCCGGGCGCGCGGCCGCCGTCGTCACCAATCCGATCCATAAAGCGTCGCTCTACCGGGGTGGGTTCGCTCACGCCGGGCACACCGAATTCCTGGCGGCGCTGGCGAAAGTCGCGACGCCGCCGGTGATGATGCTGGCATGCGACGCGCTCCGCGTCGTGCCGGTGACGATTCACGTCAGCCTGATCGAATCGATCCGCAGCCTGACCACGGAAGCCATCGTCGCCAAATCCGCGATCACCGCCAAGGCGCTGGCCCGCGACTTCGGCATCCGCGCGCCGCGATTGGCCGTCGCCGGCCTCAATCCCCACGCCGGGGAAGGGTCCCGCTTGGGCACCGAGGAGGAAACCGTCATCCGCCCCGCGATCGAGCGGCTGACGGAACGCGGCATCGACGTGTCCGGGCCGTGGCCGCCGGACACCATGTTCGCCCCCGCCGCGCGCGAATCATACGACGCCGCCATTTGCATGTATCACGATCAGGCGCTGATCCCGATCAAGACCATCGCCTTCGACGAAGCGGTCAACCTGACGCTGGGATTGCCGTTCGTGCGCACATCGCCCGACCACGGCACCGCGTTCGACATCGCGGGCCGGGGCACGGCGCGGCCCGCGAGCCTGATCGCCGCGCTGCGCATGGCCGCGCGCATGGCGGCGATGCGCGCGCGGGTCGACATGACCTCGGGCGCCGGCGCCGCCGCCTTCACCGGCGACGGGATATGA
- the fabF gene encoding beta-ketoacyl-ACP synthase II, with protein MRRVVVTGIGIVSPLGVGIKTNWDGLMAGRSGIGSIQSFDTSDLPAKIAGQVPRGETSSGLFNPDDWIPPKDQRRMDDFIIYGLAAANQAIEDSGWKPESEEGRCRTGVLIGSGIGGLPEIARTASIVEKGQSRKVSPFFIPASLINLVSGHVSIRHGFKGPNHAVVTACSTGAHAIGDAARLIMWDDADVMIAGGAEAAVCRIGMAGFCAARALATKFNDTPEKASRPWDKDRDGFVMGDGAGVVVLEEYEHARKRGAKIYAEVVGYGLSGDAHHITAPAADGDGAQRCMKMALKRAKMNPDEIDYVNAHGTSTPLGDEIELNAVKKVFGDAAYKISMSSTKSSIGHLLGAAGAVEAIYSILAINHGVAPPTLNLDNPSDGCDIDLVPHQPKERPIRAALSNSFGFGGTNASLVFKAVN; from the coding sequence CTGAGACGCGTGGTCGTCACCGGGATCGGGATTGTGTCCCCGCTCGGCGTCGGCATTAAGACGAACTGGGATGGCTTGATGGCGGGCCGTTCCGGTATCGGTTCGATTCAATCCTTCGACACCTCCGACCTGCCGGCCAAGATCGCGGGCCAGGTGCCGCGTGGCGAAACGTCCTCGGGCCTCTTCAATCCCGACGACTGGATTCCGCCCAAGGACCAGCGGCGGATGGACGACTTCATCATCTACGGACTTGCCGCCGCGAACCAGGCGATCGAGGATTCGGGCTGGAAACCGGAGAGCGAGGAAGGCCGCTGCCGCACCGGCGTGCTGATCGGCTCGGGCATCGGCGGTCTGCCGGAAATCGCCCGCACCGCGTCCATCGTCGAAAAGGGCCAGTCGCGCAAAGTGAGCCCGTTCTTCATCCCGGCGAGTCTGATCAATCTCGTTTCCGGCCACGTGTCGATCCGCCACGGGTTCAAGGGCCCGAATCACGCGGTGGTGACCGCGTGCTCGACCGGTGCGCACGCCATCGGCGACGCCGCGCGGTTGATCATGTGGGACGATGCCGACGTGATGATCGCGGGTGGGGCCGAAGCCGCCGTCTGCCGCATCGGCATGGCCGGCTTCTGCGCCGCGCGCGCGCTGGCGACCAAATTCAACGACACGCCGGAAAAGGCGTCGCGGCCCTGGGACAAGGATCGCGATGGCTTCGTCATGGGCGACGGCGCCGGTGTCGTGGTGCTGGAAGAATACGAACACGCCAGGAAGCGTGGCGCCAAGATTTACGCCGAGGTGGTCGGCTACGGCCTGTCCGGCGACGCCCACCACATCACGGCGCCGGCCGCCGACGGCGACGGGGCGCAGCGGTGCATGAAAATGGCGCTCAAGCGCGCGAAGATGAACCCGGACGAAATCGACTACGTCAACGCCCATGGCACCTCGACCCCGCTCGGCGACGAGATCGAACTGAACGCGGTCAAGAAGGTGTTCGGCGACGCGGCGTATAAGATTTCCATGTCGTCGACCAAGTCCTCGATCGGACATCTGCTCGGCGCGGCGGGGGCGGTCGAGGCGATCTATTCGATTCTCGCCATCAATCACGGGGTGGCGCCGCCGACGCTCAATCTCGACAATCCCTCGGACGGCTGCGACATCGACCTGGTTCCCCACCAGCCCAAGGAACGCCCGATCCGCGCCGCGCTCTCCAATTCCTTCGGCTTCGGCGGCACCAACGCCTCGCTCGTGTTCAAGGCCGTCAACTGA
- a CDS encoding nitronate monooxygenase, with protein MWPDRRLTELFGIEHPLIQAPMAGAMDGALAAEVSAAGGLGSLPCAMLNAAQIRAEVDRIRRRTDKPFNLNFFCHTPPELNNAGEAAWRDRLAPYYREYGLDPAAPVAASLRLPFDAAMCELVEELKPRVASFHFGLPSPELLARVKRAGCAVMSSATTVAEARRLETRGVDAIIAQGAEAGGHRGMFLDMDIAGQVGTFALVPQVVDAVKVPVIATGGISDSRGIAAALALGAAGVQIGTAYLFTPEAKISTPYRAALKSARDDATRITNVMTGRPARGIVNRVMREVGPITAVAPEFPLAAGALAPLRARAEAAGSGDFSPLWSGQAAALGREMPAAELTAALARETLARLRRLAD; from the coding sequence ATGTGGCCCGACCGGCGATTGACCGAACTGTTCGGAATCGAGCATCCGCTGATCCAGGCGCCGATGGCGGGCGCCATGGACGGCGCGCTCGCGGCCGAGGTTTCGGCGGCGGGCGGCCTCGGTTCGTTGCCGTGCGCGATGCTGAACGCGGCGCAAATCCGCGCCGAGGTCGATAGGATCCGCCGGCGCACCGATAAACCCTTCAACCTCAATTTCTTCTGTCACACACCGCCCGAATTGAACAACGCGGGCGAGGCGGCCTGGCGCGACCGGCTCGCGCCTTACTACCGCGAATACGGGCTCGATCCGGCGGCGCCGGTGGCGGCAAGCCTGCGCCTGCCGTTCGACGCTGCGATGTGCGAGCTGGTGGAAGAATTAAAACCGCGCGTGGCGAGCTTCCATTTCGGCCTGCCGTCGCCCGAGTTGCTCGCGCGCGTCAAGCGCGCCGGTTGCGCGGTGATGAGTTCCGCGACCACGGTCGCGGAAGCGCGCCGGCTGGAAACACGCGGGGTCGACGCGATCATCGCGCAAGGAGCGGAAGCCGGCGGCCATCGCGGCATGTTCCTCGACATGGATATCGCCGGCCAGGTCGGCACGTTCGCGCTGGTGCCGCAGGTCGTCGATGCGGTCAAGGTGCCGGTGATCGCGACCGGCGGCATTTCGGATTCGCGCGGGATTGCGGCGGCGCTGGCCCTCGGCGCGGCCGGCGTTCAGATCGGCACCGCCTATCTGTTCACGCCGGAAGCGAAAATTTCCACACCGTATCGCGCGGCACTGAAATCCGCGCGCGACGACGCGACCCGCATTACCAACGTCATGACCGGCCGTCCGGCGCGGGGGATCGTCAATCGGGTGATGCGCGAGGTCGGCCCGATCACCGCCGTCGCGCCCGAATTTCCGCTCGCGGCGGGTGCCTTGGCGCCGCTCCGGGCCAGGGCGGAAGCGGCGGGTTCGGGCGATTTCTCGCCGTTGTGGTCCGGCCAGGCGGCGGCGCTCGGTCGGGAAATGCCCGCGGCCGAGCTAACGGCCGCGCTCGCGCGTGAAACGCTCGCCCGTCTCCGCCGCCTCGCGGACTGA
- a CDS encoding SDR family NAD(P)-dependent oxidoreductase: MTLRPEPSSILITGASSGLGRALALRYACSGARLFLSGRDSARLAETHAACVAKGAEVVAETIDVADRAAMDAWIARADAARSLDLVVANAGISGGTGGSGENEDQTRAIFAINLDGVVNTVWPAIRAMRARRAGQIAIIASLAGYRGLPGAPAYSASKAAAKTWGEGLRGWLKPEGISVNVVCPGFVTTRMTANNRFPMPFLMDAERAADIIVAGLRRNKPRISFPRPTAFLTWLFAALPPAWTDPLLTRMPKKD; encoded by the coding sequence ATGACTCTGCGCCCCGAACCGTCGTCCATTCTGATCACCGGCGCCTCCAGCGGGCTCGGCCGGGCGTTGGCGCTCCGCTACGCCTGCTCCGGCGCGCGGCTTTTTCTTTCCGGCCGCGATTCGGCAAGACTCGCGGAAACCCACGCCGCGTGCGTCGCCAAGGGCGCGGAGGTCGTAGCCGAAACGATCGATGTTGCCGACCGGGCGGCCATGGATGCCTGGATCGCGCGCGCTGATGCCGCGAGATCGCTCGATCTCGTCGTCGCCAACGCCGGCATTTCTGGCGGTACCGGCGGCAGCGGCGAGAACGAGGATCAGACGCGCGCCATCTTCGCGATCAACCTCGACGGCGTGGTCAACACCGTGTGGCCGGCGATCCGGGCGATGCGGGCGCGGCGCGCGGGCCAGATCGCGATCATCGCCTCGCTCGCGGGCTATCGCGGTCTGCCCGGCGCGCCGGCCTATTCGGCGAGCAAGGCGGCGGCCAAGACCTGGGGCGAAGGTTTGCGCGGGTGGCTGAAACCGGAAGGTATTTCGGTCAACGTGGTCTGCCCGGGCTTCGTGACGACGCGGATGACGGCGAACAATCGTTTCCCGATGCCATTCCTAATGGATGCGGAACGCGCCGCCGACATCATCGTCGCCGGCTTGCGGCGCAATAAACCGCGCATCAGCTTTCCCCGCCCGACCGCGTTCCTGACCTGGCTGTTCGCGGCTCTCCCGCCCGCCTGGACCGATCCGCTGCTGACGCGGATGCCGAAGAAGGATTGA
- a CDS encoding guanylate kinase, with protein MQHGIHRRGLMLVLSSPSGAGKTTISRELLKREPGLVMSVSATTRSPRPGEVEGKDYFFKTVAQFEAMVKKNEFLEHARVFDNLYGTPRAAVETALAAGRDVLFDVDWQGTQKLKETARSDLASVFILPPSMAELENRLRARAQDSDDVVRSRMARAASEMSHWAEYDYIVVNVDVESSVARVQAILAAERLRRDRQTGLSDFVGEMCGKE; from the coding sequence ATGCAGCACGGAATCCACCGCCGCGGCCTGATGCTGGTGTTGTCCTCGCCGTCGGGCGCGGGTAAGACGACGATTTCGCGTGAGTTGTTGAAACGCGAGCCCGGCCTGGTCATGTCGGTGTCGGCCACCACCAGGTCGCCGCGCCCGGGCGAGGTTGAAGGCAAGGACTATTTTTTCAAGACCGTTGCCCAATTCGAGGCGATGGTGAAAAAAAACGAGTTTCTCGAACACGCCCGGGTGTTCGACAACCTCTACGGCACGCCGCGCGCGGCGGTGGAAACGGCGCTGGCCGCCGGCCGCGACGTGCTGTTCGACGTCGATTGGCAGGGAACGCAAAAGCTCAAGGAAACGGCCCGGTCGGACTTGGCGAGCGTGTTCATCCTGCCGCCGTCGATGGCGGAACTGGAGAACCGCCTGCGTGCGCGCGCCCAGGATTCGGACGACGTGGTGCGGAGCCGCATGGCCCGCGCCGCGTCCGAGATGAGCCATTGGGCCGAGTACGATTACATCGTGGTCAACGTCGACGTGGAATCCTCGGTCGCGCGCGTGCAAGCGATCCTCGCCGCCGAACGGCTACGGCGCGACCGTCAGACGGGCCTCTCGGACTTTGTCGGCGAGATGTGCGGGAAGGAGTAG
- the rsmA gene encoding 16S rRNA (adenine(1518)-N(6)/adenine(1519)-N(6))-dimethyltransferase RsmA: MSEAPSEVLPPLRDVIRRFDLGARRALGQHFLLDANLCARIVRAATVVRGERVVEIGPGPGGLTRALLEAGAEVTAVEKDSRCVAALAELETAHPGRLSVVEADALAVDPRALVPAPRRIVANLPYNVATPLLIGWLRHIREDAHAYARLTLMFQREVAERLLAEPGTKAYGRLSVMTRWLCEVEREFDVSPKAFVPPPKVVSTVVNLDPRPRPRGADVPWEAMERTVAAAFGQRRKMLRQSLKRIGLDPEARGIDGTRRAETLTVEEFAALAAD, encoded by the coding sequence ATGAGCGAAGCGCCGTCGGAAGTCCTGCCGCCGCTCCGCGATGTGATTCGCCGTTTCGACCTCGGCGCCCGGCGCGCGCTCGGCCAGCATTTCCTGCTCGACGCCAACTTGTGCGCGCGCATCGTCCGCGCGGCAACCGTCGTCCGGGGCGAGCGCGTTGTCGAAATCGGCCCCGGCCCGGGCGGGTTGACCCGCGCGCTGCTCGAAGCCGGAGCGGAGGTGACGGCGGTGGAAAAAGATTCTCGCTGCGTCGCCGCGCTCGCCGAACTGGAAACCGCCCACCCGGGAAGGCTGAGCGTGGTGGAGGCGGACGCCCTCGCCGTCGACCCGCGCGCCCTCGTTCCCGCGCCCCGACGCATCGTCGCCAACCTGCCCTACAATGTCGCGACGCCGCTCCTGATCGGCTGGCTCCGCCACATTCGCGAGGATGCGCATGCGTACGCGCGCCTGACGTTGATGTTCCAAAGGGAGGTCGCCGAACGCTTGCTCGCCGAACCCGGCACGAAAGCCTACGGGCGGCTTTCCGTGATGACCCGATGGCTGTGCGAAGTCGAGCGCGAATTCGACGTTTCGCCGAAGGCTTTCGTGCCGCCGCCCAAGGTCGTCTCGACCGTCGTCAACCTCGACCCGCGACCCCGGCCGCGCGGCGCCGACGTGCCGTGGGAGGCGATGGAACGAACCGTCGCCGCCGCGTTCGGCCAACGGCGCAAGATGCTGCGCCAGTCCCTGAAACGGATCGGCCTCGACCCCGAGGCCCGGGGCATCGACGGCACCCGGCGCGCGGAAACGCTCACGGTCGAGGAGTTCGCGGCGCTGGCGGCGGACTGA